One window of the Cryptomeria japonica chromosome 7, Sugi_1.0, whole genome shotgun sequence genome contains the following:
- the LOC131030078 gene encoding uncharacterized protein LOC131030078: protein MRLHKDTKYLINSDSSNSAFSQGRIHRSNRTSRSPTPGFDLLAVASNARKIPNSSAPLSLAKAVNWRLACFMAREYLSCGTLLGKPLPPQDSNTTPRENGASAQPKKNIGGDEAASEREALYYTLTTDFLRSDDIHIPGIFNPAQMAAWLGFI, encoded by the coding sequence ATGAGGCTCCACAAGGACACAAAGTATCTTATCAATAGTGACAGTTCAAATTCCGCCTTTTCCCAGGGGCGAATCCACAGATCTAACAGGACAAGCCGATCGCCAACGCCGGGGTTCGATCTCCTCGCAGTCGCCTCCAACGCTCGCAAAATTCCCAATTCCAGTGCGCCGCTCTCGCTGGCGAAAGCGGTTAACTGGCGGCTGGCCTGTTTTATGGCGAGGGAATACCTTTCATGTGGGACACTGCTGGGAAAACCATTGCCGCCGCAGGATTCGAACACGACACCTCGGGAAAACGGCGCTTCAGCACAGCCGAAGAAGAATATCGGAGGAGATGAAGCTGCCAGTGAAAGGGAAGCGCTCTACTATACTCTCACCACCGATTTCCTCCGCTCGGATGATATTCATATTCCCGGCATTTTTAATCCTGCACAGATGGCTGCTTGGCTCGGATTCATTTGA